Proteins encoded in a region of the Pelmatolapia mariae isolate MD_Pm_ZW linkage group LG16_19, Pm_UMD_F_2, whole genome shotgun sequence genome:
- the cldn11a gene encoding claudin-11a, producing MANSCLQLGGFLLSFLGWLGIVIATSTTDWVNICKYGLNTCKKMDELEARGPWAHCVISTGLYHCVSLTQILDLPAYIQTTRALMITGSILGFPAVVMLLMSMPCISLGNEPQSSKNKRAILGGVLILIVAICGLVSTIWFPIGAHREYGLMSFGFSLYSGWVGTIFSLLGGSIVTCSSDSSSSRSYQENNHFYYSKQGGSNPPAASSTNHAKSAHV from the exons ATGGCAAACTCTTGTCTCCAACTGGGCGGGTTTCTCCTCAGCTTCCTCGGGTGGCTAGGTATAGTGATCGCCACATCCACCACTGACTGGGTGAATATTTGTAAATACGGTTTAAACACCTGTAAGAAGATGGATGAGCTGGAGGCCAGGGGACCATGGGCGCATTGTGTCATCTCTACAGGGCTCTACCACTGCGTCTCCCTTACACAGATCCTGGATCTGCCAG CCTACATCCAGACTACTCGTGCCCTGATGATCACAGGTTCAATCCTCGGTTTCCCAGCAGTGGTTATGCTCCTCATGTCCATGCCCTGCATCAGCCTTGGGAATGAACCCCAGAGCTCCAAGAACAAACGTGCCATCCTGGGAGGAGTGCTTATACTCATAGTTG CAATCTGCGGTTTGGTGTCCACTATCTGGTTTCCCATTGGGGCCCATCGTGAGTATGGCCTCATGTCATTTGGCTTCTCCCTCTATTCTGGGTGGGTGGGCACTATTTTCAGCCTGCTCGGTGGATCCATCGTCACCTGCTCATCTGATTCCTCCTCGTCTCGCTCCTACCAGGAGAACAACCATTTTTATTACTCCAAACAGGGAGGCAGCAACCCACCAGCTGCGTCCTCCACCAATCATGCCAAAAGCGCCCACGTCTAA